In Pseudomonas fluorescens NCIMB 11764, a single window of DNA contains:
- the smc gene encoding chromosome segregation protein SMC, with the protein MRLKCIKLAGFKSFVDPTTVNFPSNMAAVVGPNGCGKSNIIDAVRWVMGESSAKNLRGESMTDVIFNGSTSRKPVSQASIELVFDNSDGTLLGEYAAYAEISIRRKVTRDSQTTYYLNGTKCRRRDITDIFLGTGLGPRSYSIIEQGMISKLIESKPEDLRNFIEEAAGISKYKERRRETENRIRRTHENLERLTDLREELTRQLERLHRQAEAAKKYQEYKGEERQLKAQLSALRWQALNEQVGQREAIIGTQEVTFEALVAEQRNADASIERLRDGHHDLSERFNLVQGRFYSVGGDIARVEQSIQHGQQRLRQLQDDLKEAERARLETESHLGHDRTLLLTLGEELDMLTPEQEVTSAAAEEAAAALEESETTMHGWQEQWDTFNLTAAEPRRQSEVQQSRIQQLETSMERLADRQKRLGEERALLSADPEDLAIMELSEQLAASEATLEDLQASEEAQVERLEQLRQELQQALSAQQQAQGDLQRLNGRLASLEALQQAALDPGTGTAEWLREQHLADRPRLAEGLKVEAGWELAVETVLGADLQAVLVDDFGDFDLAGFAQGDLRLLSPASDGVRVPGSLLDKVEAQVDLSPWLGQVKPVESLEQALALRGQLSAGQSLISRDGYWVGRHFLRVRRASEAESGVLARGQEIQHLTVEREEREATVETLETQLQNLRAQQRQQENGREHLRRLLQDEARQQGELKAQLSAGKAKVEQLTLRRTRLDEELTELAEQRALEHENIGEARLQLQEALDAMALDTEQRELLLAQRDSLRERLDRVRQEARQHKDHAHQLAVRLGSLKAQHDSTRQALERLEMQSERLTEKREQLSLNLEEGEAPLEELRLKLEELLDKRMTVDEELKTAQIALEDADRELRDAEKRRNQAEQQSQLIRGQMETQRMEWQALTVRRKTLEDQLLEDGYDLHGVLATLTTEASEKDAEEELERIAARIQRLGAINLAAIDEYQQQSERKRYLDAQNDDLVEALDTLENVIRKIDKETRNRFKDTFDQINGGLQALFPKVFGGGRAYLELTGEDLLDTGVTIMAQPPGKKNSTIHLLSGGEKALTALALVFAIFKLNPAPFCMLDEVDAPLDDANVGRYARLVKEMSQTVQFIYITHNKIAMEMADQLMGVTMHEPGCSRLVAVDVEEAMAMVDA; encoded by the coding sequence GTGCGGCTCAAGTGCATCAAGCTGGCGGGGTTCAAATCCTTCGTCGATCCGACCACGGTGAACTTCCCCAGTAACATGGCGGCGGTGGTCGGGCCCAATGGTTGCGGCAAATCGAACATCATCGACGCCGTACGCTGGGTGATGGGCGAGAGCTCGGCCAAGAACCTGCGTGGCGAATCGATGACCGACGTCATCTTCAACGGTTCGACCAGCCGTAAACCGGTGAGCCAGGCCAGCATCGAACTGGTGTTCGATAACTCCGACGGCACCTTGCTCGGCGAGTACGCCGCCTATGCGGAAATCTCCATTCGCCGCAAAGTCACCCGCGACAGCCAGACCACGTATTACCTCAACGGCACCAAGTGCCGTCGCCGCGATATCACCGATATCTTTCTCGGTACCGGCCTGGGCCCGCGCAGCTACTCGATCATCGAGCAGGGGATGATCTCCAAACTGATCGAGTCCAAGCCCGAAGACCTGCGCAACTTTATTGAAGAAGCGGCGGGCATCTCCAAGTACAAGGAGCGCCGGCGCGAGACCGAAAACCGCATTCGGCGCACCCACGAAAACCTGGAGCGCCTCACGGACTTGCGCGAAGAGCTCACGCGTCAGCTCGAACGCCTGCACCGCCAGGCCGAGGCGGCCAAGAAGTATCAGGAATACAAGGGCGAGGAGCGTCAGCTCAAGGCGCAACTGTCAGCATTGCGCTGGCAGGCGTTGAACGAACAGGTCGGACAGCGCGAAGCGATCATCGGCACCCAGGAAGTCACGTTCGAAGCGCTGGTTGCCGAGCAGCGCAACGCCGACGCGAGCATCGAACGCTTGCGTGACGGGCACCATGACCTGTCCGAGCGCTTCAATCTGGTGCAGGGGCGTTTCTATTCGGTCGGCGGCGACATCGCCCGGGTCGAGCAGAGCATCCAGCACGGCCAGCAACGTTTGCGTCAGTTGCAGGACGATTTGAAAGAAGCCGAGCGCGCGCGTCTGGAAACCGAATCGCATCTGGGCCACGACCGCACGTTGCTGCTGACCCTCGGCGAAGAGCTGGACATGCTCACGCCGGAGCAGGAAGTCACCAGCGCTGCCGCTGAAGAGGCCGCCGCCGCGCTGGAAGAATCCGAAACCACCATGCACGGTTGGCAGGAACAGTGGGATACGTTCAACCTGACCGCCGCCGAACCGCGTCGCCAATCTGAAGTCCAGCAATCGCGCATCCAGCAGCTGGAAACCAGCATGGAACGCCTGGCGGATCGTCAGAAGCGTCTCGGCGAAGAGCGCGCGTTGCTCTCGGCGGACCCGGAAGACCTGGCGATCATGGAACTCAGCGAGCAACTCGCCGCGAGTGAAGCGACGCTGGAAGACTTGCAGGCCAGTGAAGAGGCCCAGGTCGAGCGCCTTGAGCAACTGCGTCAGGAATTGCAGCAAGCGCTGTCGGCCCAGCAACAGGCGCAGGGCGATTTGCAGCGCCTCAACGGCCGTCTCGCCTCGCTTGAAGCCTTGCAGCAAGCCGCGCTCGATCCGGGCACCGGCACTGCTGAATGGCTGCGCGAACAACATTTGGCTGATCGCCCGCGACTGGCCGAAGGCCTCAAGGTTGAAGCCGGTTGGGAGCTGGCGGTGGAAACCGTGCTCGGTGCCGATCTGCAAGCCGTGCTGGTGGACGATTTCGGTGATTTCGATCTGGCCGGTTTTGCCCAGGGCGATTTGCGTTTGCTCAGCCCCGCCAGTGATGGCGTGCGCGTGCCCGGCAGCCTGCTCGACAAGGTCGAGGCGCAGGTCGATCTGTCGCCCTGGCTGGGGCAGGTCAAACCGGTTGAAAGCCTCGAACAGGCCTTGGCCCTGCGTGGTCAGTTGAGCGCCGGCCAGAGCCTGATCAGTCGCGACGGTTATTGGGTCGGGCGCCACTTTCTGCGTGTGCGCCGGGCCAGCGAAGCGGAAAGCGGCGTGCTCGCCCGTGGTCAGGAAATCCAGCACCTGACTGTTGAGCGTGAAGAGCGTGAAGCCACGGTCGAAACTCTGGAAACCCAACTGCAAAATCTGCGGGCGCAACAGCGTCAGCAGGAAAACGGCCGCGAGCATTTGCGCCGTCTGCTGCAAGACGAAGCGCGTCAGCAAGGCGAATTGAAAGCTCAGTTGTCCGCGGGCAAGGCCAAGGTCGAGCAACTGACCTTGCGCCGTACCCGGCTCGATGAAGAACTCACCGAGCTGGCCGAACAGCGCGCTCTGGAGCACGAAAACATCGGCGAAGCGCGCCTGCAATTGCAGGAGGCCCTCGATGCCATGGCGCTGGACACCGAGCAGCGCGAATTGCTGTTGGCCCAGCGCGACAGCCTGCGCGAGCGGCTGGACCGCGTGCGCCAGGAGGCCCGTCAGCACAAGGATCACGCGCATCAACTGGCGGTGCGTCTGGGATCGCTCAAGGCGCAACACGACTCGACGCGTCAGGCGCTGGAACGGCTGGAGATGCAGTCCGAGCGCCTGACTGAAAAACGCGAACAGCTGAGCCTCAATCTGGAGGAGGGCGAGGCGCCGCTGGAAGAGCTGCGCTTGAAGCTCGAAGAGTTGCTCGACAAGCGCATGACCGTCGACGAAGAACTCAAGACCGCACAAATTGCCCTTGAAGACGCCGACCGTGAACTGCGTGACGCCGAGAAGCGCCGCAACCAGGCCGAGCAGCAATCGCAGTTGATTCGTGGCCAGATGGAAACGCAGCGCATGGAATGGCAAGCCCTGACCGTGCGCCGCAAGACCCTGGAAGATCAATTGCTGGAAGACGGCTACGACCTGCACGGCGTGCTCGCCACGCTGACGACCGAAGCCAGCGAAAAGGACGCCGAAGAGGAGCTCGAGCGCATTGCCGCGCGCATTCAGCGCCTCGGCGCGATCAACCTCGCGGCCATCGACGAATATCAGCAACAATCAGAGCGTAAACGTTATCTGGATGCGCAGAACGACGATCTGGTCGAAGCGCTGGATACCCTGGAGAACGTGATTCGCAAGATCGACAAGGAAACCCGCAACCGCTTCAAAGATACCTTTGATCAGATCAATGGCGGTTTACAGGCGCTTTTCCCAAAAGTTTTCGGTGGAGGACGCGCGTATTTGGAACTGACGGGCGAAGATCTACTCGATACAGGGGTGACGATCATGGCGCAGCCGCCCGGAAAGAAGAACAGCACCATCCATTTGCTCTCCGGCGGCGAAAAAGCCCTGACCGCACTGGCCCTGGTTTTTGCGATCTTCAAATTGAATCCGGCGCCGTTCTGCATGCTTGATGAAGTGGATGCGCCGCTGGATGACGCTAACGTTGGACGCTACGCACGGCTGGTGAAAGAGATGTCGCAGACGGTGCAGTTCATCTACATCACCCACAACAAGATCGCCATGGAAATGGCCGATCAATTGATGGGGGTGACGATGCACGAACCGGGATGCTCGCGTCTGGTGGCAGTGGATGTCGAGGAGGCGATGGCGATGGTGGATGCCTGA
- a CDS encoding GntR family transcriptional regulator, with translation MTFKAPDSLAEQIAHHLAERIIRGEMKPGERIQEQKVTQALNVSRGSVREALLILERRHLIAILPRRGAHVTELTAHKVRSLCALMGEMYILLANAVATGWKVQADLAPFVQIQQRLTASYERQDIHTFVDDSFNVMRATYGFANNPYLQETVENLQPAMSRAYFLALEQRKASMSEYLELFERLLAAVIARDDALIRTVLTAYCQRSCDLVISALTDA, from the coding sequence ATGACGTTCAAGGCGCCGGACAGCCTCGCCGAGCAAATTGCTCACCACCTCGCCGAACGCATCATTCGTGGCGAAATGAAGCCCGGGGAGCGCATCCAGGAACAGAAGGTCACGCAGGCCCTCAATGTCAGCCGCGGCTCGGTCCGTGAAGCCTTGCTGATCCTCGAGCGCCGCCACCTGATCGCGATCCTGCCGCGACGCGGCGCACATGTGACCGAACTCACCGCGCACAAGGTGCGGAGCCTGTGCGCGCTGATGGGCGAGATGTACATCCTGCTCGCCAATGCCGTGGCCACGGGGTGGAAAGTCCAGGCCGACCTGGCGCCGTTCGTGCAGATCCAGCAGCGCCTGACCGCAAGCTACGAGCGCCAGGACATTCACACCTTCGTCGACGACAGTTTCAATGTGATGCGCGCCACGTACGGGTTTGCCAACAACCCGTACTTGCAGGAAACCGTCGAGAATCTGCAGCCGGCCATGAGCCGTGCGTATTTCCTCGCCCTGGAGCAGCGCAAGGCCTCGATGAGCGAGTATCTGGAACTGTTCGAACGCTTGCTGGCGGCCGTGATCGCCCGTGACGATGCGCTGATCCGGACCGTGCTGACGGCGTATTGCCAGCGCAGTTGCGATCTGGTGATCTCTGCCCTGACGGACGCTTAA
- the xdhC gene encoding xanthine dehydrogenase accessory protein XdhC, with the protein MYNWIDALADLQNRGEPCVLVTIIEELGSTPRNAGSKMVISATQTFDTIGGGHLEYKAMQIGRDMLASGKQDTHLERFSLGASLGQCCGGVTVLLFEPMGQVQAQIAVFGAGHVGRALVPLLASLPCRVRWIDSREDEFPEQIPHGVRKIVTEEPVDEIDDLPAGSYCIVMTHNHQLDLELTAAILKRNDFAYFGLIGSKTKRVKFEHRLRDRGFDSSVLQRMRCPMGIGEVKGKLPVEIAISIAGEIIATYNASFGQQTASAGSSIAKLLPASRRSQASH; encoded by the coding sequence ATGTACAACTGGATCGACGCCCTCGCCGACCTGCAAAACCGGGGTGAACCCTGCGTGTTGGTGACCATCATCGAAGAGCTCGGCTCGACGCCGCGCAATGCCGGTTCGAAGATGGTCATCAGTGCCACCCAGACCTTCGACACCATCGGTGGCGGGCATCTGGAATACAAGGCCATGCAGATCGGTCGCGACATGCTGGCCAGCGGCAAACAGGACACGCACCTGGAACGCTTCAGCCTCGGCGCCAGCCTGGGCCAGTGCTGTGGCGGCGTGACCGTGTTGCTGTTCGAACCGATGGGCCAGGTGCAGGCGCAGATCGCCGTGTTCGGCGCCGGCCATGTCGGCCGGGCGCTGGTGCCGCTGCTCGCCAGCCTGCCCTGCCGGGTACGCTGGATCGATTCGCGGGAAGACGAATTCCCCGAACAGATCCCCCACGGCGTTCGCAAGATCGTCACCGAAGAGCCGGTGGATGAAATCGACGACCTGCCCGCCGGCAGCTACTGCATCGTCATGACCCACAATCACCAGCTCGACCTCGAACTCACCGCCGCGATCCTCAAGCGCAACGACTTCGCCTACTTCGGCCTGATCGGCTCGAAGACCAAACGGGTGAAGTTCGAACATCGCCTGCGCGACCGTGGTTTTGACAGCAGCGTGCTGCAACGCATGCGCTGCCCGATGGGCATTGGCGAAGTCAAAGGCAAATTGCCTGTGGAAATCGCCATCTCCATCGCCGGCGAAATCATCGCCACCTATAACGCCAGTTTCGGCCAGCAGACCGCCAGCGCCGGATCATCGATTGCCAAACTGCTGCCTGCTTCACGCCGCAGCCAAGCCTCCCACTGA
- the guaD gene encoding guanine deaminase yields MPLTRKAYRAAILHSIADPAIVGIEASYEYFEDGLLVVDNGQISALGHASELLPTLPADIEITHYQDALITPGFIDTHIHLPQTGMVGAYGEQLLDWLNTYTFPCESQFADKAHADEVAGIFIKELLRNGTTTALVFGSVHPQSVNSFFEAAEQLDLRMIAGKVMMDRNAPDYLTDTAESSYVESKALIKRWHGKGRLHYAVTPRFAPTSTPEQLTLAGQLLSEYPDLYMQTHISENLKEIEWVKELFPERKGYLDVYDHYQLLGERSVFAHGVHLCDDECARLAETGSAIAFCPTSNFFLGSGLFNLPMAEKHKLNVGLGTDVGGGTSFSLLQTLNEAYKVMQLQGARLSPFKSLYLATLGGARALRLEDRIGTLLPGTDADFLVLDYNATPLLSYRLKQANNIAETLFVLMTLGDDRTVLQTYAAGNQVHQR; encoded by the coding sequence ATGCCTCTGACTCGCAAAGCCTACCGCGCCGCCATCCTGCACAGCATCGCCGACCCCGCCATCGTTGGCATCGAAGCCTCCTACGAGTATTTCGAAGACGGCTTGCTGGTGGTCGATAACGGCCAGATCAGCGCGCTCGGCCACGCCAGCGAACTGCTGCCAACCCTGCCCGCCGATATCGAGATCACTCATTATCAGGATGCGCTGATCACCCCCGGCTTCATCGACACCCACATTCACCTGCCGCAAACCGGCATGGTCGGCGCCTACGGCGAGCAGTTGCTGGACTGGCTCAACACCTACACCTTCCCGTGTGAAAGCCAGTTCGCCGACAAGGCTCACGCCGACGAAGTCGCGGGCATTTTCATCAAGGAACTGCTGCGCAACGGCACCACCACCGCGCTGGTGTTCGGCAGCGTGCACCCGCAATCGGTGAACTCGTTCTTCGAGGCCGCCGAACAGCTGGACCTGCGGATGATCGCCGGCAAAGTGATGATGGACCGCAACGCGCCGGACTACCTGACCGACACTGCCGAATCCAGCTACGTCGAAAGCAAGGCGCTGATCAAGCGCTGGCACGGCAAGGGTCGCTTGCACTACGCCGTCACCCCGCGTTTCGCCCCGACCAGCACCCCGGAACAACTGACCCTCGCCGGCCAGTTGCTGAGCGAATATCCGGACCTGTACATGCAGACCCACATCAGCGAAAACCTCAAGGAAATCGAGTGGGTCAAGGAATTGTTCCCGGAGCGCAAGGGTTACCTCGACGTCTACGATCACTACCAGTTGCTGGGCGAGCGCTCGGTGTTCGCCCACGGCGTACACCTGTGCGACGACGAATGTGCGCGCCTGGCAGAAACCGGCTCGGCGATTGCGTTCTGCCCGACCTCGAACTTCTTCCTCGGCAGCGGCCTGTTCAATTTGCCGATGGCCGAGAAGCACAAGCTGAACGTCGGTTTGGGCACGGACGTGGGTGGCGGCACCAGTTTCTCGCTGCTGCAAACATTGAACGAGGCGTACAAAGTCATGCAGCTGCAAGGTGCGCGACTGAGCCCGTTCAAATCGCTGTACCTGGCGACCCTCGGCGGTGCACGTGCGTTGCGTCTGGAAGACAGGATCGGCACGTTGCTGCCGGGTACCGATGCGGACTTCCTGGTGCTGGATTACAACGCGACGCCGTTGCTGAGCTATCGCTTGAAGCAGGCCAATAACATTGCCGAGACGTTGTTTGTGCTGATGACGCTGGGGGACGACCGGACGGTTCTGCAGACGTATGCGGCGGGGAATCAGGTGCATCAGCGCTAA
- the xdhA gene encoding xanthine dehydrogenase small subunit: MIQFLLNQELRSEHALDPNLTVLNYLRDHVGKPGTKEGCASGDCGACTVVVGELQTDDDGREHIRYRSLNSCLTFVSSLHGKQLISVEDLKHQGELHSVQKAMVECHGSQCGFCTPGFVMSLFALQKNSDQPDAHKAHEALAGNLCRCTGYRPILEAAEQSCCGKQPDQFDAREADTIARLKAIAPTDIGELNSGDKRCLVPLTVADLADLYDAYPQARLLAGGTDLALEVTQFHRTLPVMIYVGNVAEMKRIERFDDRLEIGAATALSDCYEALKAEYPDFGELLQRFASLQIRNQGTLGGNIGNASPIGDSPPLLIALGAQIVLCKGEARRTLALEDYFIDYRVTARQESEFIEKIIIPRASAEQLFRAYKVSKRLDDDISAVCAAFNLRLENGVIADARVAFGGMAAIPKRAAHCEAVLLGSPFNNATVERACAALAEDFTPLSDFRASKEYRLLSAQNLLRKYFIELQTPHIETRVTAYV, encoded by the coding sequence GTGATCCAGTTTTTACTAAACCAGGAACTCCGTAGCGAGCACGCCCTGGACCCGAACCTGACCGTGCTCAACTATCTGCGCGACCATGTGGGCAAACCCGGCACCAAAGAAGGCTGCGCCAGCGGCGACTGTGGCGCCTGCACCGTGGTGGTCGGCGAGCTGCAAACGGATGACGATGGCCGCGAACACATTCGCTATCGCAGCCTCAACTCGTGCCTGACGTTCGTTTCGTCGTTGCACGGCAAACAACTCATCAGCGTCGAAGACCTCAAGCACCAAGGCGAACTGCACAGCGTGCAGAAGGCCATGGTCGAGTGCCACGGCTCGCAGTGCGGTTTCTGCACCCCCGGCTTCGTGATGTCGCTGTTCGCGCTGCAAAAGAACAGCGATCAGCCGGACGCGCATAAAGCGCACGAAGCGCTGGCCGGCAACCTCTGCCGCTGCACCGGCTATCGGCCGATCCTGGAAGCGGCCGAGCAGTCCTGCTGCGGCAAGCAACCTGACCAGTTTGATGCTCGCGAAGCCGATACCATCGCCCGCCTGAAAGCCATCGCCCCCACCGATATCGGCGAACTCAACAGTGGCGACAAGCGCTGCCTGGTGCCGCTGACCGTCGCCGATCTGGCTGACCTCTACGACGCTTATCCACAAGCCCGGCTGCTGGCCGGCGGTACGGACCTGGCACTGGAAGTCACCCAGTTCCACCGCACCCTGCCGGTGATGATCTACGTCGGCAACGTCGCCGAAATGAAGCGCATCGAACGCTTTGACGATCGCCTGGAAATCGGCGCTGCGACCGCCCTCTCCGATTGCTACGAAGCCTTGAAAGCCGAGTACCCGGACTTCGGCGAATTGCTGCAGCGCTTCGCTTCCCTGCAGATTCGCAACCAGGGCACCCTCGGCGGCAACATCGGCAACGCCTCGCCCATCGGTGACTCGCCGCCCCTGCTGATCGCCCTCGGCGCGCAAATCGTCCTGTGCAAAGGCGAGGCCCGCCGCACCCTGGCGCTGGAAGATTACTTCATCGATTACCGCGTCACCGCGCGCCAGGAAAGCGAGTTCATCGAGAAGATCATCATCCCGCGTGCCAGTGCCGAACAGCTGTTCCGTGCCTACAAGGTTTCCAAGCGTCTGGACGATGACATTTCCGCCGTCTGCGCCGCCTTCAACCTGCGCCTTGAGAACGGTGTGATTGCTGATGCCCGCGTGGCGTTTGGCGGTATGGCCGCCATCCCGAAACGCGCCGCCCACTGCGAAGCCGTGTTGCTCGGTTCACCGTTCAACAACGCCACCGTCGAACGCGCTTGCGCTGCGCTAGCCGAAGATTTCACGCCGCTCTCGGACTTCCGCGCCAGCAAGGAATACCGCCTGCTCAGCGCGCAGAACCTGCTGCGCAAATACTTCATCGAACTGCAAACGCCGCACATCGAGACTCGGGTGACCGCTTATGTCTAA
- the xdhB gene encoding xanthine dehydrogenase molybdopterin binding subunit: MSNHHAVEKTQAELAELFAKDLTTGVGRSVKHDSAAKHVSGEAQYIDDRLEFPNQLHVYARLSDRAHAKIISIDTRPCYAFEGVRIAITHEDVPGLKDIGPLLPGDPLLAIDDVQFVGQPVLAVAAKDLETARKAAMAAIIEYEDLEPVLDVVEALRKRHFVLDSHTHQRGDSAGALATAEHRIQGTLHIGGQEHFYLETQISSVMPTEDGGMIVYCSTQNPTEVQKLVAEVLDVSMNKIVVDMRRMGGGFGGKETQAASPACLCAVIAHLTGQPTKMRLPRVEDMLMTGKRHPFYVEYDVGFDSTGRLHGIALELAGNCGCSPDLSASIVDRAMFHADNSYYLGDATINGHRCKTNTASNTAYRGFGGPQGMVAIEEVMDAIARHLGLDPLAVRKANYYGKTERNVTHYYQTVEHNMLEEMTAELEESSQYAERREAIRRYNANSPILKKGLALTPVKFGISFTASFLNQAGALVHVYTDGSIHLNHGGTEMGQGLNTKVAQVVAEVFQVEMNRVQITATNTDKVPNTSPTAASSGADLNGKAAQNAAEIIKKRLVEFAARQYKVSEEDVEFHNGHVRVRDHILTFEALIQQAYFAQVSLSSTGFYKTPKIFYDRSQARGRPFYYYAFGAACCEVIIDTLTGEYKMLRTDILHDVGASLNPAIDIGQVEGGFIQGMGWLTMEELVWNAKGKLMTNGPASYKIPAVADMPLDLRVKLVENRKNPEDTVFHSKAVGEPPFMLGIASWCAIKDAVASLGDYKHQPKIDAPATPERVLWGCEQMRQLKAAKAVETETELAPL, translated from the coding sequence ATGTCTAACCATCACGCCGTAGAGAAGACCCAGGCCGAACTGGCTGAACTGTTCGCCAAGGACCTGACCACCGGTGTCGGTCGCAGCGTCAAGCACGACAGTGCCGCCAAGCATGTATCCGGTGAAGCGCAGTACATTGACGATCGACTGGAATTTCCTAACCAGCTGCACGTTTACGCCCGCCTCTCGGACCGCGCCCACGCGAAAATCATCAGCATCGACACCCGGCCTTGCTACGCCTTCGAAGGCGTGCGCATCGCCATCACCCATGAAGACGTGCCAGGCCTGAAAGACATCGGCCCATTGCTGCCGGGCGACCCATTGCTGGCCATCGATGACGTGCAGTTCGTCGGTCAACCCGTGCTCGCCGTTGCGGCGAAAGACCTGGAAACCGCGCGCAAAGCGGCGATGGCCGCGATCATCGAATACGAAGATCTGGAACCGGTGCTGGACGTGGTCGAAGCCCTGCGCAAACGCCACTTCGTGCTCGACAGCCACACGCATCAGCGGGGTGATTCGGCCGGTGCCCTGGCCACCGCCGAACATCGTATTCAAGGCACGCTGCACATCGGCGGCCAGGAACACTTCTACCTCGAAACCCAGATTTCTTCGGTGATGCCCACTGAAGATGGCGGGATGATCGTCTACTGCTCGACCCAGAACCCGACCGAAGTGCAGAAACTGGTGGCCGAGGTTCTGGACGTTTCGATGAACAAGATCGTCGTCGACATGCGCCGCATGGGCGGAGGCTTCGGTGGCAAGGAAACCCAGGCCGCGAGCCCGGCGTGCCTGTGCGCGGTGATCGCGCACCTCACCGGCCAACCGACCAAGATGCGCCTGCCGCGGGTCGAAGACATGCTGATGACCGGCAAGCGTCACCCGTTCTACGTCGAGTACGACGTCGGCTTCGACAGCACCGGCCGCCTCCACGGCATCGCCCTGGAACTGGCAGGCAACTGCGGTTGTTCGCCGGACTTGTCGGCGTCGATTGTCGACCGCGCAATGTTCCACGCCGACAATTCGTATTACCTGGGCGATGCGACCATCAACGGTCACCGCTGCAAGACCAACACCGCGTCGAACACCGCTTACCGGGGTTTCGGCGGCCCGCAAGGGATGGTCGCCATCGAGGAAGTGATGGACGCGATCGCCCGCCATCTGGGCCTCGATCCGCTGGCGGTGCGCAAGGCCAACTACTATGGCAAGACCGAGCGCAACGTCACCCATTACTACCAGACCGTCGAGCACAACATGCTCGAGGAAATGACCGCCGAACTGGAAGAAAGCAGCCAGTACGCCGAGCGCCGCGAAGCGATTCGGCGCTACAACGCCAACAGCCCGATCCTGAAAAAAGGCCTGGCGCTGACGCCGGTTAAATTCGGTATTTCCTTCACCGCCAGTTTCCTCAATCAGGCCGGTGCGCTGGTCCATGTCTACACCGACGGCAGCATCCACCTCAACCATGGCGGCACGGAGATGGGCCAGGGCCTGAACACCAAAGTCGCGCAGGTCGTGGCCGAAGTGTTCCAGGTGGAAATGAACCGCGTGCAGATCACCGCAACCAACACCGACAAAGTGCCGAACACTTCGCCGACCGCAGCCTCCAGCGGCGCCGACCTGAACGGTAAAGCCGCACAGAACGCGGCTGAAATCATCAAGAAACGCCTCGTGGAATTTGCTGCGCGACAGTACAAGGTCAGTGAAGAAGACGTGGAATTCCACAACGGCCACGTGCGGGTTCGCGATCACATCCTGACCTTCGAAGCGCTGATCCAGCAGGCGTATTTCGCGCAGGTTTCGCTGTCGAGCACCGGGTTCTACAAGACCCCGAAAATCTTCTACGACCGCAGTCAGGCGCGTGGTCGGCCGTTCTATTACTACGCCTTCGGCGCGGCGTGCTGCGAAGTGATCATCGACACCCTGACCGGCGAGTACAAGATGCTGCGCACCGACATCCTCCACGACGTCGGCGCCTCGCTGAACCCGGCGATCGACATTGGCCAGGTCGAGGGCGGCTTTATCCAGGGCATGGGCTGGCTGACCATGGAAGAGCTGGTCTGGAATGCCAAGGGCAAGCTGATGACCAACGGCCCGGCGAGCTACAAGATCCCGGCGGTGGCGGACATGCCGCTGGACCTGCGGGTGAAGCTGGTGGAGAACCGCAAGAACCCGGAAGACACGGTGTTCCATTCCAAGGCAGTGGGTGAGCCGCCGTTCATGCTCGGCATTGCATCGTGGTGTGCGATCAAGGATGCGGTGGCGAGCCTGGGCGACTACAAGCATCAACCGAAAATCGATGCACCGGCGACGCCGGAGCGGGTGTTGTGGGGGTGTGAGCAGATGCGGCAGTTGAAGGCGGCGAAGGCCGTTGAAACTGAAACCGAGCTGGCTCCGCTCTAA